In Pelmatolapia mariae isolate MD_Pm_ZW linkage group LG13, Pm_UMD_F_2, whole genome shotgun sequence, a genomic segment contains:
- the LOC134639751 gene encoding ubl carboxyl-terminal hydrolase 18-like, with protein sequence MRGLINVGTHCAVNSVLQCLYVTDDFRIMLTGGLFGSDDADCDKASDDTVARELTSVLRDMDRNTRGMPPCDPNPLVDALIRYSGMTHEVQQDADTVFKCVLNALADDGDPRCKQASDLWTIRKRQSAKCSTCNVECISHHVATNVIVYIGEHEPNKLQDYMDDYSESFRVSDYHCGTCQEETELNVTTDITELPAVLCVTVARGQRCVRRGELMVNTSAIDVPVELDCSRMSVTSQPTKYELYGMITHTGPYEFGHYAAFMKKMSKWYFVDGDVVKQCPVLPLSYYNVPAHLYMLMYRRL encoded by the coding sequence ATGAGAGGCTTGATCAACGTTGGGACTCACTGCGCTGTAAACAGTGTATTGCAGTGTCTGTATGTCACCGATGACTTTAGGATCATGCTGACCGGAGGCCTCTTTGGCTCTGATGACGCCGACTGCGATAAAGCCAGCGACGACACCGTGGCGAGGGAACTGACAAGCGTCTTACGGGACATGGACCGTAACACACGGGGAATGCCGCCGTGTGATCCGAATCCACTTGTGGACGCGCTAATTCGATACAGTGGCATGACACACGAGGTTCAACAAGATGCCGATACTGTGTTTAAGTGCGTGCTAAACGCACTAGCGGACGACGGCGATCCTAGATGCAAACAAGCATCTGACCTGTGGACTATACGGAAACGACAATCTGCAAAGTGTTCGACGTGTAACGTGGAATGTATCTCGCACCATGTCGCGACCAACGTGATTGTATATATTGGGGAACACGAGCCAAATAAGCTACAGGACTACATGGACGACTACTCCGAGTCCTTTAGAGTGTCCGACTACCACTGTGGCACCTGTCAAGAGGAGACGGAGCTGAACGTCACTACGGATATCACAGAGCTACCCGCAGTGCTATGTGTCACCGTTGCCAGAGGGCAGCGGTGTGTGCGACGCGGAGAGCTTATGGTTAACACCAGTGCGATCGACGTACCAGTAGAACTAGACTGTAGCAGGATGTCTGTAACTTCACAGCCTACAAAGTACGAACTGTACGGTATGATAACCCACACAGGCCCCTATGAATTCGGTCATTACGCAGCCTTTATGAAAAAGATGTCCAAGTGGTATTTTGTTGACGGCGATGTTGTGAAACAGTGCCCTGTATTACCCTTATCGTACTACAACGTGCCTGCTCATTTGTACATGTTAATGTATAGAAGACTGTAA